One genomic segment of Acinetobacter sp. C26M includes these proteins:
- a CDS encoding monovalent cation/H+ antiporter subunit A, whose product MDTSVLPIIILLPLILGTTLVSQLQRISRGVTALGAIGISLSCFILLLTQAETVLQGNTLQQSWDWLPQLGINLSFRLDALGLLFGLLISGIGTLIYIYAYYYLSPKNSLSKLYQLLMLFMAAMLGISLSNNLIILLVFWELTSISSFLLVGYWSQYEAAQRGARMALTITGMGGLAMLGGFVLIGQITGTYQIDELVLMKDTIQQHALFVPALLLILLGAFTKSAQFPFHFWLPNAMAAPTPVSAYLHSATMVKAGIFLLARLAPIFIGAALYHNIVTFVGLFTLCMAAGFAIFKEDLKGLLAYSTISHLGLIVCLLGIGSPLAVAAAIFHIINHATFKAALFMIAGIIDHETGTRDLRKLSGIWQLLPFTGTLTMITAASMAGVPLTNGFISKEMFFTELLANLSGPVMVISAIVATLAGIFAVSYSIRLVHGVFFDGAVGKHVPNKDAHEPHFGMRLPAIILATLCILVGILPALFAGTMVNSVTRASLAQPEFEGVHLAIWHGVNAPLIMSLIALIGGSIFYFALAKDGRIRKIDLDPYLGKFQGKILFDLFLKNLLLISRRIKQKTENGSLQSYILWIVLFSIIMVGLPLFNQGLTTGTRELTHAPWVAIVLWLTLFSGCWMMLWFHHERIKAVLISGAVGLVVTMVFVTLSAPDLALTQITVDVVTTVLLLMSLSLLPQLTPYESSRSRRWRDASLAIAGGLGIGWITWLLLTRDHNSISWFFMQQAIPLGGGSNVVNVILVDFRGFDTFGEITVLGIAAIGALCLMDGMRAHGTTMTQGLSYRFNPSPLMLRITASWILPLALVVSVYIFMRGHNLPGGGFIAGLITSMALIIQYIVLGQDQTEQMIKAKSGRLYELWIGAGLTIAGLTGIAAWFWTRPFLTSAHIYVEAPLLGKMHLASAVAFDTGVYITVVGAAMLLISVLGDSRHSSMAGPIPSGDKENG is encoded by the coding sequence ATGGATACCAGTGTGCTACCGATTATTATCTTATTACCGCTCATACTCGGCACCACCCTTGTCTCACAATTACAGCGTATTTCGCGTGGCGTGACGGCACTTGGGGCGATTGGCATCAGCCTTAGTTGTTTTATTTTACTTTTGACTCAGGCAGAAACGGTTCTACAGGGCAATACCCTGCAACAAAGCTGGGACTGGCTTCCACAGCTTGGAATTAATCTGAGTTTTCGCCTAGATGCATTAGGCTTATTGTTTGGTCTGCTGATTAGCGGTATCGGCACCCTGATTTATATTTATGCCTATTACTATCTCAGCCCCAAAAACTCTCTGAGCAAACTCTACCAGTTATTAATGCTGTTTATGGCAGCTATGCTGGGGATTTCTCTCTCAAACAACCTGATTATTCTGTTGGTGTTTTGGGAACTGACCAGTATCTCTTCTTTCCTATTAGTAGGTTATTGGAGTCAATATGAGGCAGCCCAACGCGGTGCCCGTATGGCTCTCACCATTACAGGTATGGGCGGCTTAGCAATGCTGGGTGGCTTTGTGTTGATTGGACAAATCACAGGCACTTATCAAATTGATGAGTTGGTGTTGATGAAGGATACCATTCAGCAACATGCGCTATTTGTTCCTGCATTATTGCTGATCCTGTTAGGTGCATTCACCAAAAGCGCCCAGTTCCCATTCCATTTTTGGTTACCAAATGCAATGGCGGCACCAACGCCTGTGTCCGCTTATCTGCATTCAGCAACGATGGTAAAAGCAGGGATTTTCTTGCTAGCGCGTTTAGCACCTATCTTTATTGGTGCTGCGCTGTATCACAACATCGTAACTTTTGTTGGTTTATTCACTTTGTGTATGGCCGCAGGTTTTGCCATTTTCAAAGAGGATCTAAAAGGCCTTCTCGCTTATTCGACTATCAGTCATTTAGGTTTGATTGTCTGTCTACTCGGTATTGGCTCGCCACTGGCAGTTGCAGCTGCAATTTTCCACATCATTAACCATGCAACTTTTAAAGCTGCACTGTTCATGATTGCAGGGATTATTGACCATGAAACTGGTACACGTGATTTACGCAAGCTCAGTGGTATTTGGCAACTACTTCCATTTACGGGCACCCTCACCATGATCACCGCTGCCTCAATGGCGGGTGTACCACTGACCAATGGCTTTATTTCTAAAGAAATGTTCTTTACCGAGCTATTGGCAAACTTGTCTGGTCCAGTGATGGTGATTTCAGCCATTGTCGCTACGCTGGCAGGTATTTTTGCAGTCAGCTATTCGATTCGCTTGGTACATGGTGTGTTCTTTGATGGTGCTGTTGGTAAACACGTACCGAATAAAGATGCACACGAACCACATTTCGGTATGCGTTTACCGGCCATTATTTTGGCAACCTTATGTATTTTGGTGGGCATTCTCCCAGCCCTATTTGCAGGGACAATGGTCAACAGTGTCACTCGTGCAAGTTTGGCACAGCCTGAATTTGAGGGGGTTCATCTTGCGATTTGGCATGGTGTTAACGCCCCACTGATCATGAGTTTGATTGCACTGATTGGCGGATCAATTTTCTATTTTGCATTGGCAAAAGATGGTCGTATTCGCAAAATCGACTTAGATCCTTATCTTGGAAAATTCCAAGGCAAGATCTTGTTCGATCTATTCTTGAAAAATTTATTACTCATCAGCCGCAGGATTAAGCAAAAGACTGAAAATGGTTCTTTGCAAAGCTATATCCTCTGGATTGTTTTGTTTAGCATCATCATGGTGGGCTTACCGCTATTCAACCAAGGCTTAACCACAGGCACACGTGAGCTGACCCATGCACCTTGGGTGGCGATCGTACTCTGGCTGACACTGTTCTCAGGGTGCTGGATGATGCTTTGGTTCCATCATGAACGTATCAAAGCAGTCTTGATTAGTGGTGCAGTCGGTCTAGTCGTCACGATGGTGTTTGTGACTTTATCAGCACCTGATTTGGCATTAACCCAGATTACAGTTGATGTGGTGACCACTGTTTTATTATTAATGAGCCTGTCATTATTACCACAACTCACCCCATATGAATCAAGTCGTTCACGTCGTTGGAGAGATGCCAGCCTTGCCATTGCAGGTGGTTTAGGTATTGGCTGGATTACTTGGTTATTGCTAACCCGCGATCACAATTCCATCTCGTGGTTCTTTATGCAACAAGCGATTCCACTGGGTGGTGGTTCAAACGTTGTTAACGTGATCTTGGTTGACTTCCGTGGTTTCGATACCTTTGGTGAGATTACCGTATTAGGTATTGCTGCGATTGGTGCGCTATGTCTGATGGATGGTATGCGTGCGCATGGTACCACCATGACACAAGGCCTTTCTTACCGTTTTAATCCCTCACCGTTGATGTTGCGTATTACAGCATCTTGGATATTGCCACTGGCCTTGGTCGTGAGTGTCTATATCTTTATGCGTGGACATAACTTACCTGGTGGTGGCTTTATTGCGGGTTTAATCACCTCAATGGCATTAATCATTCAATACATCGTATTGGGACAAGACCAAACTGAACAAATGATTAAAGCCAAATCTGGTCGTCTTTATGAGTTGTGGATTGGCGCGGGTTTAACCATCGCAGGTCTAACTGGCATCGCCGCTTGGTTCTGGACTCGCCCATTCTTGACCAGTGCGCATATCTATGTTGAAGCACCCTTGCTTGGAAAAATGCATCTTGCCTCAGCAGTCGCATTTGACACTGGTGTCTACATTACCGTTGTTGGTGCTGCCATGTTGCTGATCTCTGTACTCGGAGACTCACGCCACTCAAGTATGGCTGGCCCAATCCCAAGTGGAGATAAAGAAAATGGTTAG
- a CDS encoding Na+/H+ antiporter subunit C produces the protein MVSIEFLLASGIGLLTATGIYLILRARTFPVVLGLAMIGYAVNLFLFAMGRLQINAPAVLTQATKVTDPLPQALVLTAIVIGFATTAFIVQLALRSRYESGTDHVDSKEEPTLTYDPREDEP, from the coding sequence ATGGTTAGTATTGAATTTTTACTCGCTTCGGGGATTGGCTTACTTACCGCAACAGGCATTTATTTGATTCTACGTGCCAGAACATTTCCTGTCGTTCTTGGCTTAGCCATGATTGGCTATGCCGTGAATCTGTTCCTCTTCGCCATGGGACGCTTACAAATCAATGCACCAGCTGTTTTGACCCAAGCGACCAAAGTCACTGATCCATTGCCTCAAGCACTGGTATTAACAGCGATTGTGATTGGCTTCGCAACCACTGCCTTTATCGTGCAACTTGCATTACGTAGTCGTTATGAATCGGGTACAGATCATGTCGACTCTAAAGAAGAACCAACCTTGACTTATGACCCACGTGAGGATGAGCCATAA
- a CDS encoding UvrD-helicase domain-containing protein produces MSNIEKPKATYEQAIAIDNARLGQSFKVIAYAGTGKTTTLQMISDAMPERRGMYLAFNKAIAAEAQNKFHGNVNCRTFHSLAFRSAPRGVTDKLRLPRLSPSFIAKEYRLEPITLRRLMGGRYEKYVLMPSRLASLVANAVSYFCSTSSQYPAPRHIQAPSWLHLDDIDALQQHLYPAVERRWLESIDPNHQAGIGHDIYLKLWALSEPNIPADYVLFDEAQDADPLMLGILLRQKSTQVIYVGDAHQQIYAWRGAINAMQQMPLPESRLTTSFRFGEAIADVANSLLGALNETVPLLGNPNQKSSVVNKPHTKMRDAILCRTNARAMELLLSGLVHGDKVSLQADHQKLSRFVDAASLLKQGKRITDVPELAWFNSWHDVHEYCETNDGSDIKPLVKLVDDHGTDPLKKALAKITPIEQADYVISTAHKAKGLEWNRVHIEDDYKFKINGLEHKITDEELRLLYVACTRAKVSLNIHHLYDLIQQLKRCAPSSLRQSAG; encoded by the coding sequence GTGTCAAATATAGAGAAACCCAAAGCCACCTACGAGCAAGCAATTGCCATAGACAATGCTCGTTTAGGTCAATCCTTTAAAGTGATTGCCTATGCTGGCACAGGTAAAACCACGACTTTACAAATGATTAGTGATGCCATGCCTGAACGGCGTGGTATGTACTTGGCGTTTAACAAAGCCATTGCTGCTGAAGCTCAAAATAAGTTTCATGGCAATGTAAACTGCCGTACCTTTCACTCGCTGGCATTTCGTAGTGCGCCACGAGGCGTAACCGACAAATTACGCTTACCGCGCTTAAGCCCAAGCTTTATTGCCAAAGAATATCGTCTAGAGCCCATTACACTACGTCGCCTTATGGGCGGACGTTACGAAAAGTATGTACTCATGCCGAGTCGTCTAGCCAGTCTGGTTGCAAATGCAGTCAGTTACTTCTGTTCAACCAGTTCACAGTATCCAGCACCTCGGCATATTCAAGCGCCAAGTTGGTTACATCTGGATGATATCGACGCCTTGCAACAGCATCTTTACCCTGCGGTGGAACGACGCTGGCTCGAATCAATTGATCCAAATCATCAAGCAGGTATTGGACACGATATCTACTTAAAACTTTGGGCCTTATCAGAACCAAATATTCCTGCCGATTATGTGTTGTTTGATGAAGCACAAGATGCCGACCCATTAATGCTTGGTATTTTACTGCGTCAGAAAAGCACCCAAGTCATTTATGTCGGTGATGCACACCAGCAAATTTACGCATGGCGTGGCGCAATCAATGCCATGCAGCAAATGCCATTACCTGAAAGTCGCCTTACCACGTCGTTCCGTTTTGGTGAAGCGATTGCAGATGTTGCCAACAGCTTACTCGGTGCACTGAATGAAACGGTGCCTCTGCTAGGGAATCCAAACCAGAAATCCAGTGTGGTGAATAAGCCACATACCAAGATGCGTGATGCAATCCTGTGCCGTACTAATGCACGAGCAATGGAACTACTGCTGTCAGGCTTAGTTCATGGAGACAAAGTCAGCCTACAAGCTGATCATCAAAAACTCAGTCGCTTTGTCGATGCTGCCAGCTTACTCAAACAAGGCAAGCGAATTACCGATGTTCCTGAACTGGCTTGGTTTAACTCTTGGCATGATGTACATGAATATTGTGAAACCAATGATGGCAGTGATATCAAGCCATTGGTTAAGTTAGTTGATGATCATGGCACTGACCCACTGAAAAAAGCACTGGCAAAAATCACACCAATTGAACAAGCGGATTACGTGATTTCAACCGCCCACAAAGCCAAAGGGCTTGAATGGAATCGCGTGCATATCGAAGATGATTACAAATTTAAAATAAATGGGCTAGAACATAAAATTACAGATGAAGAGCTAAGACTACTTTACGTAGCCTGCACGCGTGCTAAAGTAAGTTTAAACATTCATCACTTATATGACTTAATACAACAATTAAAACGGTGCGCTCCCTCAAGTCTTCGTCAGTCCGCAGGTTAA
- a CDS encoding AAA family ATPase: protein MQLEAVQFKHIGMFRDLNLEFDPEQRPITLILGDQATGKSTILKNIYQSLTWFSARYKDIRTAGVVIADQDIMLNRLQAKIQIQVRMSSELAGVLTESSSTQQTDTQTCSWKLYKTFNSQSVGISQVETQQLDQMVTLYQKTGLQDPLFGLPLIAYYPAERFVQDINLQSKNTPGTLQEISAYDLTAVPYTTFARFFEWLREISDVENAHSAHIVRRLMGNDFNQQNQSEILQELQQELINHPKQLSAPNLYALKNSLNTVFPELNDIYIQYVPKLQLMVRYHDQLIPFQQLSASLKSWIALVGDISRRLCLLNQHCFNPCLEGEGILMIDQIDHQLDQNHCAEILERLHQAFPRLQIIVTGNRDALLEHALHYQCLKLDQAGVYQLNLEASQQQLSNLYLGLTQTETADSIQTQTLLQADPLTSKVDDLFQQIQDLNEQEKNNLLHLLKIDDTPQETPL from the coding sequence ATGCAACTTGAAGCGGTTCAATTTAAACATATCGGGATGTTTCGGGATTTAAATCTTGAATTTGATCCTGAGCAACGCCCCATTACGTTGATCCTTGGCGACCAAGCCACAGGAAAAAGTACCATTTTAAAAAATATCTACCAAAGCCTGACTTGGTTTTCCGCACGCTACAAAGATATTCGTACCGCAGGCGTGGTGATTGCTGATCAAGACATTATGCTGAATCGCCTGCAAGCAAAGATCCAAATTCAGGTGCGTATGAGCAGTGAGCTTGCTGGCGTATTAACTGAAAGCAGCTCAACCCAACAGACAGATACTCAGACTTGCTCATGGAAACTGTATAAAACATTTAATAGTCAAAGTGTTGGCATCAGTCAAGTCGAAACTCAGCAACTTGATCAAATGGTCACGCTATATCAAAAAACGGGGCTGCAAGACCCTTTATTTGGGCTACCACTGATTGCTTACTACCCTGCTGAGCGTTTTGTCCAAGACATCAATTTACAAAGTAAAAATACTCCAGGGACATTGCAGGAAATTTCTGCCTACGATTTAACTGCTGTGCCATATACAACCTTTGCACGTTTTTTTGAATGGCTGCGTGAAATCAGCGATGTCGAAAATGCACACTCAGCGCATATCGTTAGACGTTTAATGGGCAATGACTTTAACCAGCAAAATCAGTCTGAGATATTGCAGGAATTACAACAAGAACTGATTAATCATCCAAAGCAGCTCTCTGCACCAAATCTTTACGCCTTGAAAAATAGCTTAAATACCGTTTTCCCTGAATTGAACGATATTTATATTCAGTATGTGCCAAAGTTACAATTGATGGTGCGTTACCACGATCAGTTGATCCCCTTTCAGCAGTTGTCTGCTTCCCTCAAAAGCTGGATTGCATTGGTTGGAGACATTAGTCGTCGGCTGTGCTTACTCAATCAGCATTGCTTTAACCCTTGTTTAGAGGGCGAAGGGATTTTGATGATTGATCAAATTGACCATCAACTCGACCAAAATCACTGTGCAGAAATTTTGGAACGTCTCCATCAGGCTTTTCCTCGCCTGCAAATCATCGTCACAGGCAATCGAGATGCACTGCTTGAGCATGCATTACATTACCAATGTTTAAAGCTCGATCAGGCCGGTGTCTATCAACTCAATCTGGAAGCATCTCAACAACAGCTTTCAAATTTATATCTGGGTCTTACCCAGACCGAAACAGCAGATTCCATTCAAACCCAAACTTTGCTACAAGCCGATCCATTGACCAGTAAAGTCGATGATTTATTCCAACAAATTCAGGACTTAAACGAGCAAGAAAAGAACAATTTACTCCATCTACTCAAGATTGATGATACACCTCAAGAAACTCCATTATAA
- a CDS encoding AarF/UbiB family protein: MIPHVTRLLELWRIAAHYRLDTLFPAEELPVKARHALNIIKMHPAAWSSREKKNPLKLKEALEDMGPLAIKLGQLLSTRRDLIPPEVLTQLVLLQDRVKPYDTQLAKQRIQESLKADVSTLFSRFDEQPLAAASIAQVHTAALHDGREVVVKVTRPDIRSQILQDFEILAWLGDWLENRLEAARALHLTEIIQDYRQIILNELDLSLEADNTRRMRHYFTGSSMMYVPEIYMDSKDVMVAERITGVPISDIATFDRLGMDRADLAEKGLTIFFTQVFRDNFFHADMHPGNVFVETINPSNPRFIALDCAIMGELSKHDQMTIARMLLAVMNSNFMQLIQIVHQAGWIPPGTDQDALSREMRRTVGPMVSKPMDQLDFAGILIQVMDIARRFHLEIPPQLMLLLKTLVHVEGLGTDLYPQLDIWKLAKPILTEWVKANMNPVKNVKELGQQIPDLLLGAQDIPGLLIDSLNGLKNQSAWHDKQLREIQQMRLQMQQQQRRSWMFGSTMLILLTIAIITPWFISIILIVLSSIIALWRIAK, encoded by the coding sequence ATGATTCCGCATGTTACACGGTTACTCGAACTCTGGCGTATTGCAGCACACTATCGCCTTGACACCTTGTTCCCTGCGGAAGAGTTACCAGTAAAAGCACGTCATGCATTAAATATCATTAAAATGCATCCAGCCGCATGGTCAAGTCGTGAGAAAAAAAATCCACTGAAGCTAAAAGAAGCCTTAGAGGACATGGGTCCGTTAGCAATTAAGCTCGGTCAATTGCTGTCTACGCGTCGTGATCTAATTCCACCAGAAGTCTTAACACAACTGGTGTTATTGCAAGATCGCGTCAAACCGTATGACACTCAGCTAGCCAAACAGCGCATTCAAGAATCACTCAAAGCAGATGTATCAACCTTATTCTCACGCTTTGATGAGCAACCGCTTGCCGCAGCCTCGATTGCACAAGTGCATACAGCAGCTTTGCATGATGGTCGTGAAGTGGTGGTTAAAGTCACTCGCCCCGATATTCGCAGTCAAATTTTACAAGATTTTGAGATTCTAGCTTGGCTTGGCGATTGGTTGGAAAATCGTTTGGAAGCGGCCCGTGCCCTACACCTCACTGAAATTATTCAAGACTATCGTCAAATCATCTTAAATGAGCTTGATTTAAGTTTAGAGGCGGATAATACCCGCCGTATGCGTCACTACTTTACTGGCTCAAGTATGATGTACGTGCCAGAAATCTATATGGACAGTAAAGACGTGATGGTGGCGGAACGCATCACAGGTGTCCCGATTTCGGATATTGCTACCTTTGATCGTTTGGGTATGGATCGTGCGGATCTGGCGGAAAAAGGCTTAACCATTTTCTTCACCCAAGTGTTCCGTGACAATTTCTTCCATGCTGACATGCATCCTGGCAATGTCTTTGTCGAGACCATTAATCCAAGCAATCCACGCTTTATCGCGTTGGACTGTGCGATTATGGGTGAATTGTCTAAGCACGATCAAATGACGATTGCACGTATGCTACTGGCGGTGATGAACAGTAACTTCATGCAATTGATTCAAATTGTGCATCAAGCAGGCTGGATTCCACCGGGTACAGATCAAGATGCCCTATCCCGTGAAATGCGTCGTACCGTTGGCCCGATGGTTTCAAAACCAATGGATCAACTTGATTTTGCAGGAATTTTGATTCAAGTGATGGATATTGCCCGTCGTTTCCATTTAGAAATTCCACCACAATTGATGTTGTTACTCAAAACACTGGTGCATGTTGAAGGTCTAGGGACTGACCTCTACCCTCAATTAGATATCTGGAAACTGGCAAAACCTATTCTAACCGAATGGGTCAAAGCCAATATGAACCCAGTCAAAAATGTGAAAGAACTGGGACAGCAAATTCCTGACCTATTACTTGGCGCTCAGGATATTCCAGGCTTATTGATTGACAGCTTAAATGGTTTAAAAAACCAATCAGCTTGGCATGACAAACAACTGCGTGAAATCCAGCAAATGCGCTTACAAATGCAACAGCAGCAACGTCGTAGCTGGATGTTTGGTAGCACGATGCTGATTTTGTTGACCATCGCGATTATTACACCATGGTTTATCTCAATTATTCTGATTGTACTGAGCAGCATAATTGCATTGTGGCGTATTGCTAAATAA
- a CDS encoding VOC family protein has translation MKISHLDHLVLTVADIEVTCQFYQSALNFEVISFGENRKALQFGNQKINLHQVGKEFEPKALHPTAGSADLCFIAETPLNEVIAHLQAQQIEIIEGPIERTGAMGKILSVYLRDPDQNLIEISNY, from the coding sequence ATGAAAATTAGTCATTTAGATCATTTGGTATTAACAGTGGCAGATATTGAAGTCACTTGTCAGTTTTATCAATCTGCCCTGAATTTTGAAGTCATTAGCTTCGGTGAAAATCGCAAAGCACTACAATTTGGCAATCAAAAAATCAATCTACATCAAGTAGGCAAAGAATTTGAACCCAAAGCACTTCACCCGACTGCGGGCTCAGCGGATCTGTGCTTTATTGCTGAAACGCCACTGAATGAAGTGATTGCGCATCTCCAAGCACAGCAAATTGAAATCATTGAAGGTCCAATCGAAAGAACGGGTGCGATGGGGAAAATTTTATCAGTTTATTTAAGAGATCCTGATCAAAATTTGATTGAAATTTCAAACTACTAA
- a CDS encoding NAD(P)/FAD-dependent oxidoreductase: protein MKTPHFAIVGAGTAGLATAILLAREGNHVTIFEQVDELSPVGAGLLLQPAGLAVFEHLGVLEHALKLGAKVTGLEGQLPDKRLLVNSHYHQAGSNLYGLGIHRATLCHVLTHKLAEYSSHVTWRMSHSIEQIEERPSEVRLLGTYQQHKFDDCFDAVLIANGARSQLRPQAWVKVDQAYPWGAVWTIVPECPTLNPEILHQFYDRSKIMMGVLPTGAIPTVPQQRLSSVFWSLPTSQLHTFLDNESEKQKWLKQVADRWPDVAEWLKQLLSNQQHQPQWLSAQYRDVVMSQFGQGRIGVIGDAAHAMSPQLGQGANMALLDAWAFSQSLQNAQKNQQIDWSALWQHYHQQRRSPTQFYQFLSRLLTPLYQSDHWWAGGLRDLTFPWMYQIPYLRKEMAITISGLKTGLFQQLDYQQVAQYAEKNHIFDTKTESLAEYE from the coding sequence ATGAAAACACCTCATTTTGCAATTGTTGGTGCTGGCACAGCTGGACTGGCAACGGCGATTCTGCTTGCCCGTGAAGGCAATCACGTCACGATTTTTGAACAAGTTGATGAACTCTCGCCTGTCGGTGCGGGTTTGCTATTGCAACCTGCAGGTTTAGCGGTATTTGAACATTTGGGTGTCCTTGAGCATGCCTTAAAATTAGGCGCTAAAGTGACAGGTCTGGAAGGTCAACTTCCTGATAAGCGTCTCTTGGTGAATAGCCACTATCATCAGGCAGGTAGTAATCTCTATGGTCTCGGTATTCATCGTGCCACTTTATGTCACGTTCTCACCCACAAACTGGCTGAATATTCTAGTCATGTGACTTGGCGCATGAGCCATAGCATTGAACAGATTGAAGAACGACCGAGCGAAGTCCGATTATTAGGTACTTATCAGCAACACAAATTTGATGACTGTTTTGATGCTGTACTGATTGCCAATGGTGCACGCAGTCAATTACGCCCTCAAGCATGGGTGAAAGTTGACCAGGCTTATCCTTGGGGCGCAGTATGGACTATCGTGCCTGAATGTCCAACACTCAATCCTGAAATCCTACATCAATTTTATGACCGCTCTAAGATCATGATGGGCGTATTACCTACGGGTGCTATACCAACAGTGCCTCAGCAACGACTCTCTAGTGTATTCTGGAGTTTACCGACCTCACAATTGCACACATTCCTAGACAACGAATCCGAAAAGCAAAAATGGTTAAAACAAGTAGCGGATCGCTGGCCTGATGTGGCGGAATGGCTCAAACAACTATTGTCGAATCAACAACATCAACCGCAATGGTTGTCAGCGCAATATCGCGATGTGGTGATGTCTCAATTTGGACAAGGGCGAATTGGGGTAATCGGTGATGCTGCCCATGCCATGAGTCCACAACTCGGGCAAGGTGCCAATATGGCTTTGTTGGATGCATGGGCTTTTTCACAATCATTACAGAATGCGCAGAAGAATCAGCAAATAGATTGGTCAGCACTGTGGCAACATTATCATCAACAGCGTCGTTCCCCGACCCAGTTCTATCAATTTTTAAGTCGCCTACTCACCCCGCTGTACCAATCTGATCATTGGTGGGCGGGCGGTCTACGTGACCTAACCTTTCCGTGGATGTATCAAATCCCTTATTTGCGTAAAGAAATGGCAATCACTATTTCAGGTTTAAAAACAGGTCTGTTTCAGCAACTTGATTATCAACAAGTAGCGCAATATGCTGAGAAAAATCATATATTCGATACCAAAACCGAATCTTTAGCTGAATATGAATAA
- the hisIE gene encoding bifunctional phosphoribosyl-AMP cyclohydrolase/phosphoribosyl-ATP diphosphatase HisIE, with amino-acid sequence MSNWLDEVKFDSNGLVPAIAQHHQTGRVLMVAWMNREALQLTSEKNQAVYYSRSRQKLWHKGEESGHFQTVHEIRLDCDADVIILQIEQHGGIACHTGRESCFYRKLTPQGWEIVDAQLKDPTAIYGASAKVETHDHGQSEQVDVLSYLGRLMQERKTAEADSSYIASLYKKGINKILEKVGEESVESIIAAKDYAVLASLENKHDLIYEVADLWFHSIVMLGYFDLEPRVVLDELARRQGLSGLVEKANRSQEV; translated from the coding sequence ATGTCAAACTGGTTAGATGAAGTTAAATTTGATTCCAATGGTCTTGTTCCTGCCATTGCACAACATCATCAAACTGGTCGAGTGCTCATGGTTGCGTGGATGAATCGTGAAGCTTTACAGCTGACTTCTGAAAAAAATCAGGCGGTGTATTACTCACGTTCACGTCAAAAACTCTGGCATAAAGGCGAAGAATCAGGGCACTTTCAAACCGTGCATGAAATTCGTCTGGATTGCGATGCCGATGTCATTATTTTACAAATTGAACAACATGGTGGCATTGCCTGCCATACAGGTCGTGAGTCTTGTTTCTACCGCAAACTGACACCTCAAGGCTGGGAAATTGTTGATGCACAGCTCAAAGATCCGACAGCAATTTATGGTGCATCAGCTAAAGTTGAAACACACGATCATGGTCAAAGTGAACAAGTTGATGTGCTCAGCTATTTAGGTCGTTTAATGCAAGAGCGTAAAACCGCTGAAGCGGATAGCTCTTATATTGCCAGCCTATATAAAAAAGGCATCAATAAAATCTTGGAAAAAGTTGGCGAAGAAAGTGTAGAAAGTATTATCGCTGCGAAAGATTATGCCGTGCTTGCTTCTTTAGAAAATAAACACGACTTGATCTATGAAGTGGCGGACCTATGGTTCCACAGCATTGTGATGTTAGGTTATTTCGATCTTGAGCCACGAGTGGTGCTGGATGAGTTGGCGCGTCGCCAAGGCTTATCCGGTTTAGTTGAAAAAGCCAACCGTAGTCAAGAAGTGTAA